A region from the Arachis ipaensis cultivar K30076 chromosome B01, Araip1.1, whole genome shotgun sequence genome encodes:
- the LOC107634963 gene encoding alpha-1,4-glucan-protein synthase [UDP-forming] 2 has translation MASSVLPTPLLKDELDIVIPTIRNLDFLEMWRPFFQPYHLIIIQDGDPSKKINVPEGFDYELYNRLDINRILGPKASCISFKDSACRCFGFMVSKKKYIYTIDDDCFVAKDPSGKEINALQQHIKNLLSPSTPFFFNTLYDPYAEGADFVRGYPFSLREGAPTAVSHGLWLNIPDYDAPTQLVKPMERNTRYVDAVLTIPKGTLFPMCGMNLAFDRELIGPAMYFGLMGDGQPIGRYDDMWAGWCTKVICDHLGLGVKTGLPYIWHSKASNPFVNLKKEYKGIFWQEDLIPFFQAVSLPKDCTTVQKCYIELSKQFKEKFGKVDDYFNKLADGMVTWIEAWDELNPSAAALPNGPAK, from the exons ATGGCGTCGTCAGTGTTACCGACACCACTCCTGAAGGACGAACTTGACATCGTGATCCCAACCATCAGGAACCTGGACTTCCTTGAGATGTGGCGCCCGTTCTTCCAACCCTACCACCTCATCATCATCCAAGACGGTGATCCTTCTAAGAAGATCAACGTCCCTGAAGGTTTCGATTACGAGCTTTACAACCGCCTCGACATCAACCGCATCTTAGGCCCTAAGGCCTCCTGCATCTCCTTCAAGGACTCCGCTTGTCGCTGCTTCGGGTTCATGGTTTCAAAGAAGAAGTACATCTACACCATCGACGATGATTGCTTC GTTGCGAAGGATCCATCTGGGAAAGAAATCAATGCTCTGCAGCAGCACATTAAGAATCTTCTGAGTCCTTCAACACCATTCTTCTTCAACACTCTCTATGATCCGTATGCAGAAGGCGCTGATTTCGTTCGCGGATATCCCTTTAGCCTCCGGGAGGGTGCCCCCACGGCGGTGTCTCATGGCCTCTGGCTCAACATTCCTGATTACGACGCTCCAACTCAGCTTGTGAAGCCTATGGAAAGGAACACTAGGTATGTGGATGCAGTTTTGACAATTCCAAAGGGAACCCTGTTTCCCATGTGTGGTATGAATTTGGCATTCGATCGCGAGCTGATTGGTCCGGCAATGTACTTTGGTCTTATGGGTGATGGACAACCCATTGGACGCTACGACGATATGTGGGCTGGTTGGTGCACAAAG GTTATATGTGACCATTTGGGATTGGGGGTGAAGACAGGATTACCCTACATTTGGCACAGCAAAGCCAGCAACCCATTTGTGAACCTCAAGAAGGAGTACAAGGGGATCTTCTGGCAAGAAGATCTTATCCCGTTCTTCCAAGCTGTCTCTCTTCCGAAGGATTGCACCACTGTTCAGAAGTGCTACATTGAACTCTCCAAACAATTTAAGGAGAAGTTTGGAAAGGTTGATGATTACTTCAACAAGCTTGCAGATGGAATGGTCACATGGATTGAGGCTTGGGATGAACTTAACCCATCTGCTGCTGCTTTGCCCAATGGTCCTGCAAAGTAA
- the LOC107634945 gene encoding squamosa promoter-binding-like protein 6 isoform X1 codes for MESSWDYVTEEEKGYVSNDALSAAPPPPPSTLLRSKSSFLGWELKTPCSSFDNQCFEELGFPELLGKPLFNDLIGGSGHGGRITSSSNSTITTTTTVVDSSSGRDSLIDLKLGRFADHADVNVASFSKGAPVLCSSVSSTAPKRPRGSLGLHSQTAYCQVYGCNKDLSSSKDYHKRHKVCEVHSKTAVVIVNGIEQRFCQQCSRFHLLAEFDDGKRSCRKRLAGHNERRRKPQAGIHSGKAARLPHPCGSDSRFQGTMLSSASFISSDSDKYGMSSFWKPGKAEHGSDFWHPQSRSLFPSYNGKQFPFLHESGATPTTTESILYENNNQYKHVIAAQHPGSRPLFQNSSLGSDDFNLFDTSSTVQGLSGISDSCCALSLLSSQSQNSSSQSSGIPFVPPMVSPSSHSHPCSISQVSEKIGMSSQTSSCRVYDRFPSTLNPASGSQLSPILISDNNNIVNLEMADRIFQGSDFVNARDRLSCEDVATIDLLQLSSQLQRVEHQRQSLQVKQENDSSCTLRIT; via the exons ATGGAATCTTCTTGGGATTATGTTACTGAAGAAGAAAAGGGGTATGTCTCCAACGATGCACTTTCTGCtgcacctcctcctcctcctagtACCCTTTTGAGAAGCAAAAGTTCCTTCCTTGGATGGGAACTGAAAACCCCATGTTCTAGCTTTGACAATCAATGTTTTGAAGAACTTGGTTTCCCTGAATTGTTGGGGAAACCATTGTTTAATGATCTAATTGGAGGTAGTGGACATGGTGGAAGAATCACAAGTAGTAGTAATAGTACTATTACAACTACTACTACTGTTGTGGACTCCAGTAGTGGCCGTGATTCCCTCATTGATTTGAAGCTTGGAAGATTTGCTGATCATGCTGATGTTAATGTTGCATCATTTTCCAAAGGAGCACCTGTTTTGTGTTCTTCTGTGTCGTCCACGGCCCCGAAGAGACCGCGAGGCTCTTTGGGTTTGCACTCGCAGACTGCTTACTGCCAAGTCTATGGCTGTAACAAGGATCTCAGCTCCTCTAAAGATTACCACAAGAGACACAAAGTTTGTGAGGTTCATTCCAAGACTGCCGTAGTTATAGTCAATGGCATTGAGCAAAGGTTTTGTCAGCAATGTAGTAG GTTTCATTTGCTGGCTGAATTCGATGATGGTAAGCGCAGCTGTCGCAAACGCCTTGCAGGACATAACGAGCGGCGAAGAAAACCACAAGCAGGTATTCACTCTGGAAAGGCTGCGAGGTTGCCTCATCCATGTGGTAGTG ATAGCAGATTCCAGGGAACCATGCTATCATCGGCATCTTTTATCTCCTCGGATTCAGATAAATACGGAATGAGTAGCTTCTGGAAACCCGGTAAAGCAGAACACGGGTCCGATTTTTGGCATCCTCAGTCAAGATCTCTTTTCCCTTCATACAATGGAAAACAATTTCCCTTTCTTCATGAGAGTGGTGCTACACCCACTACTACTGAAAGCATCTTGTATGAAAACAATAACCAATATAAGCATGTCATTGCGGCCCAACATCCAGGGTCAAGACCACTATTTCAGAACAGCTCCTTAGGAAGTGACGACTTCAATCTTTTCGATACATCATCAACTGTTCAAGGATTGTCGGGAATTTCGGACTCGTGTTGTGCTCTCTCTCTTCTGTCATCTCAATCCCAGAACTCTTCAAGCCAGTCGTCCGGAATTCCCTTTGTTCCCCCCATGGTTAGTCCAAGCAGCCACAGCCATCCTTGCAGCATAAGTCAAGTCTCCGAAAAGATAGGAATGAGCTCGCAAACTTCTTCATGCCGAGTGTACGATAGGTTTCCATCAACGTTGAATCCTGCAAGTGGAAGCCAGCTTAGTCCTATACTTATATCAGACAATAACAATATTGTCAACTTAGAAATGGCAGACCggattttccaaggttcagaCTTTGTTAATGCTAGAGATCGCCTTTCATGTGAAGATGTTGCAACGATTGACTTGCTACAGCTGTCGTCGCAGCTTCAACGAGTCGAGCATCAAAGGCAGTCCTTGCAGGTTAAGCAAGAAAACGATTCTTCCTGCACTCTCCGGATTACTTAA
- the LOC107634945 gene encoding squamosa promoter-binding-like protein 6 isoform X3 translates to MESSWDYVTEEEKGYVSNDALSAAPPPPPSTLLRSKSSFLGWELKTPCSSFDNQCFEELGFPELLGKPLFNDLIGGSGHGGRITSSSNSTITTTTTVVDSSSGRDSLIDLKLGRFADHADVNVASFSKGAPVLCSSVSSTAPKRPRGSLGLHSQTAYCQVYGCNKDLSSSKDYHKRHKVCEVHSKTAVVIVNGIEQRFCQQCSRFHLLAEFDDGKRSCRKRLAGHNERRRKPQADSRFQGTMLSSASFISSDSDKYGMSSFWKPGKAEHGSDFWHPQSRSLFPSYNGKQFPFLHESGATPTTTESILYENNNQYKHVIAAQHPGSRPLFQNSSLGSDDFNLFDTSSTVQGLSGISDSCCALSLLSSQSQNSSSQSSGIPFVPPMVSPSSHSHPCSISQVSEKIGMSSQTSSCRVYDRFPSTLNPASGSQLSPILISDNNNIVNLEMADRIFQGSDFVNARDRLSCEDVATIDLLQLSSQLQRVEHQRQSLQVKQENDSSCTLRIT, encoded by the exons ATGGAATCTTCTTGGGATTATGTTACTGAAGAAGAAAAGGGGTATGTCTCCAACGATGCACTTTCTGCtgcacctcctcctcctcctagtACCCTTTTGAGAAGCAAAAGTTCCTTCCTTGGATGGGAACTGAAAACCCCATGTTCTAGCTTTGACAATCAATGTTTTGAAGAACTTGGTTTCCCTGAATTGTTGGGGAAACCATTGTTTAATGATCTAATTGGAGGTAGTGGACATGGTGGAAGAATCACAAGTAGTAGTAATAGTACTATTACAACTACTACTACTGTTGTGGACTCCAGTAGTGGCCGTGATTCCCTCATTGATTTGAAGCTTGGAAGATTTGCTGATCATGCTGATGTTAATGTTGCATCATTTTCCAAAGGAGCACCTGTTTTGTGTTCTTCTGTGTCGTCCACGGCCCCGAAGAGACCGCGAGGCTCTTTGGGTTTGCACTCGCAGACTGCTTACTGCCAAGTCTATGGCTGTAACAAGGATCTCAGCTCCTCTAAAGATTACCACAAGAGACACAAAGTTTGTGAGGTTCATTCCAAGACTGCCGTAGTTATAGTCAATGGCATTGAGCAAAGGTTTTGTCAGCAATGTAGTAG GTTTCATTTGCTGGCTGAATTCGATGATGGTAAGCGCAGCTGTCGCAAACGCCTTGCAGGACATAACGAGCGGCGAAGAAAACCACAAGCAG ATAGCAGATTCCAGGGAACCATGCTATCATCGGCATCTTTTATCTCCTCGGATTCAGATAAATACGGAATGAGTAGCTTCTGGAAACCCGGTAAAGCAGAACACGGGTCCGATTTTTGGCATCCTCAGTCAAGATCTCTTTTCCCTTCATACAATGGAAAACAATTTCCCTTTCTTCATGAGAGTGGTGCTACACCCACTACTACTGAAAGCATCTTGTATGAAAACAATAACCAATATAAGCATGTCATTGCGGCCCAACATCCAGGGTCAAGACCACTATTTCAGAACAGCTCCTTAGGAAGTGACGACTTCAATCTTTTCGATACATCATCAACTGTTCAAGGATTGTCGGGAATTTCGGACTCGTGTTGTGCTCTCTCTCTTCTGTCATCTCAATCCCAGAACTCTTCAAGCCAGTCGTCCGGAATTCCCTTTGTTCCCCCCATGGTTAGTCCAAGCAGCCACAGCCATCCTTGCAGCATAAGTCAAGTCTCCGAAAAGATAGGAATGAGCTCGCAAACTTCTTCATGCCGAGTGTACGATAGGTTTCCATCAACGTTGAATCCTGCAAGTGGAAGCCAGCTTAGTCCTATACTTATATCAGACAATAACAATATTGTCAACTTAGAAATGGCAGACCggattttccaaggttcagaCTTTGTTAATGCTAGAGATCGCCTTTCATGTGAAGATGTTGCAACGATTGACTTGCTACAGCTGTCGTCGCAGCTTCAACGAGTCGAGCATCAAAGGCAGTCCTTGCAGGTTAAGCAAGAAAACGATTCTTCCTGCACTCTCCGGATTACTTAA
- the LOC107634945 gene encoding squamosa promoter-binding-like protein 6 isoform X2, translating to MESSWDYVTEEEKGYVSNDALSAAPPPPPSTLLRSKSSFLGWELKTPCSSFDNQCFEELGFPELLGKPLFNDLIGGSGHGGRITSSSNSTITTTTTVVDSSSGRDSLIDLKLGRFADHADVNVASFSKGAPVLCSSVSSTAPKRPRGSLGLHSQTAYCQVYGCNKDLSSSKDYHKRHKVCEVHSKTAVVIVNGIEQRFCQQCSRFHLLAEFDDGKRSCRKRLAGHNERRRKPQAGIHSGKAARLPHPCDSRFQGTMLSSASFISSDSDKYGMSSFWKPGKAEHGSDFWHPQSRSLFPSYNGKQFPFLHESGATPTTTESILYENNNQYKHVIAAQHPGSRPLFQNSSLGSDDFNLFDTSSTVQGLSGISDSCCALSLLSSQSQNSSSQSSGIPFVPPMVSPSSHSHPCSISQVSEKIGMSSQTSSCRVYDRFPSTLNPASGSQLSPILISDNNNIVNLEMADRIFQGSDFVNARDRLSCEDVATIDLLQLSSQLQRVEHQRQSLQVKQENDSSCTLRIT from the exons ATGGAATCTTCTTGGGATTATGTTACTGAAGAAGAAAAGGGGTATGTCTCCAACGATGCACTTTCTGCtgcacctcctcctcctcctagtACCCTTTTGAGAAGCAAAAGTTCCTTCCTTGGATGGGAACTGAAAACCCCATGTTCTAGCTTTGACAATCAATGTTTTGAAGAACTTGGTTTCCCTGAATTGTTGGGGAAACCATTGTTTAATGATCTAATTGGAGGTAGTGGACATGGTGGAAGAATCACAAGTAGTAGTAATAGTACTATTACAACTACTACTACTGTTGTGGACTCCAGTAGTGGCCGTGATTCCCTCATTGATTTGAAGCTTGGAAGATTTGCTGATCATGCTGATGTTAATGTTGCATCATTTTCCAAAGGAGCACCTGTTTTGTGTTCTTCTGTGTCGTCCACGGCCCCGAAGAGACCGCGAGGCTCTTTGGGTTTGCACTCGCAGACTGCTTACTGCCAAGTCTATGGCTGTAACAAGGATCTCAGCTCCTCTAAAGATTACCACAAGAGACACAAAGTTTGTGAGGTTCATTCCAAGACTGCCGTAGTTATAGTCAATGGCATTGAGCAAAGGTTTTGTCAGCAATGTAGTAG GTTTCATTTGCTGGCTGAATTCGATGATGGTAAGCGCAGCTGTCGCAAACGCCTTGCAGGACATAACGAGCGGCGAAGAAAACCACAAGCAGGTATTCACTCTGGAAAGGCTGCGAGGTTGCCTCATCCATGTG ATAGCAGATTCCAGGGAACCATGCTATCATCGGCATCTTTTATCTCCTCGGATTCAGATAAATACGGAATGAGTAGCTTCTGGAAACCCGGTAAAGCAGAACACGGGTCCGATTTTTGGCATCCTCAGTCAAGATCTCTTTTCCCTTCATACAATGGAAAACAATTTCCCTTTCTTCATGAGAGTGGTGCTACACCCACTACTACTGAAAGCATCTTGTATGAAAACAATAACCAATATAAGCATGTCATTGCGGCCCAACATCCAGGGTCAAGACCACTATTTCAGAACAGCTCCTTAGGAAGTGACGACTTCAATCTTTTCGATACATCATCAACTGTTCAAGGATTGTCGGGAATTTCGGACTCGTGTTGTGCTCTCTCTCTTCTGTCATCTCAATCCCAGAACTCTTCAAGCCAGTCGTCCGGAATTCCCTTTGTTCCCCCCATGGTTAGTCCAAGCAGCCACAGCCATCCTTGCAGCATAAGTCAAGTCTCCGAAAAGATAGGAATGAGCTCGCAAACTTCTTCATGCCGAGTGTACGATAGGTTTCCATCAACGTTGAATCCTGCAAGTGGAAGCCAGCTTAGTCCTATACTTATATCAGACAATAACAATATTGTCAACTTAGAAATGGCAGACCggattttccaaggttcagaCTTTGTTAATGCTAGAGATCGCCTTTCATGTGAAGATGTTGCAACGATTGACTTGCTACAGCTGTCGTCGCAGCTTCAACGAGTCGAGCATCAAAGGCAGTCCTTGCAGGTTAAGCAAGAAAACGATTCTTCCTGCACTCTCCGGATTACTTAA